A genomic segment from uncultured Desulfuromonas sp. encodes:
- a CDS encoding glycoside hydrolase family 3 protein: protein MSVAATCYRPVHRLIFILFLFIPLALSGCQYFAGTRAGTVEPPLEEKIGQLLLVGFRGQTLEQAPTLVKDVQKRHLGGVILFDVDVQLGQTGRNIATPAQLQQLTSNLQALSDQPLLIAIDQEGGRIARLKPAQGFPATPSHHELGEAADLHQTFEQSKALANTLENMGFNLNLAPVVDLCSNPDNPVIAKLDRCFSANPEKVSEQASAYIAGHHQTCVLTCLKHFPGHGSSTTDSHQGFTDITASWSEGELIPYRDLIQHGRVDAIMTAHVFNARLDANDPATLSKPIISGLLRGVLGYEGVVISDDLQMKAISDHYGLETAIEKALNAGVDMLVFGNNLSYNEHCVEQAVDMIRRLVKQGRISEERINESWQRITMLKRRLSVKQHRRHSSDLLTVDTHLQGTFGAKAK from the coding sequence ATGTCTGTTGCTGCCACATGTTACCGCCCTGTTCACCGGCTTATTTTCATCTTGTTTCTATTCATACCATTGGCATTAAGTGGCTGCCAATATTTTGCCGGAACACGCGCCGGGACAGTGGAACCACCGCTTGAAGAAAAAATCGGCCAGCTGTTGCTGGTAGGGTTTCGCGGTCAAACTCTGGAACAGGCTCCCACCCTTGTCAAAGATGTTCAAAAACGCCATCTCGGCGGTGTCATTTTGTTTGATGTCGACGTTCAACTCGGCCAGACAGGACGCAATATTGCCACCCCCGCTCAGCTGCAACAACTAACATCAAACCTTCAGGCATTATCCGACCAGCCTTTGCTGATCGCTATTGATCAGGAGGGGGGACGCATTGCCCGGCTCAAACCGGCCCAGGGCTTCCCCGCCACGCCTTCCCATCACGAACTCGGCGAGGCGGCGGACCTCCATCAGACCTTTGAACAGAGTAAAGCGCTGGCAAATACACTGGAAAACATGGGGTTCAATCTGAACCTGGCCCCGGTGGTCGATCTGTGCAGCAATCCCGATAATCCGGTGATAGCAAAACTCGATCGCTGTTTTTCCGCAAATCCTGAAAAAGTCTCAGAGCAGGCATCTGCCTACATCGCCGGCCATCATCAGACATGTGTCCTGACCTGTCTCAAACACTTTCCCGGCCATGGCAGTTCAACAACAGATTCCCATCAGGGTTTTACCGATATCACTGCCAGCTGGAGCGAAGGCGAACTCATCCCCTACCGTGACCTGATTCAGCATGGGCGCGTTGATGCCATCATGACGGCTCACGTCTTCAATGCCCGTCTGGATGCGAATGATCCGGCCACGTTGTCGAAACCTATTATCAGTGGCCTGTTGCGCGGGGTACTGGGGTATGAGGGGGTCGTTATTTCAGACGACCTGCAGATGAAAGCGATCAGCGATCATTACGGGCTGGAAACAGCCATTGAAAAAGCACTCAATGCCGGAGTGGATATGCTGGTGTTCGGCAACAACCTCAGCTACAACGAACACTGTGTAGAGCAGGCTGTTGACATGATCCGCCGTCTGGTCAAACAGGGTAGAATCAGTGAGGAAAGGATCAATGAATCCTGGCAGCGTATCACCATGCTAAAACGACGCCTGAGCGTCAAACAGCATCGCAGGCACTCAAGCGATCTGCTCACCGTTGACACTCACCTGCAAGGAACCTTCGGCGCTAAAGCCAAGTGA
- a CDS encoding alpha/beta fold hydrolase — MTDYSPPLYLRNGHLQTIYPTLFRKLRCPVYQRERIFTPDDDFLDLDWSCVNGKTLVILCHGLEGNSTRDYIKGMVKAVNGQGMDAVAWNYRGCSGEPNRQKIMYHNGATYDLETVVQHAATSGRYEHIFLIGFSMGGNLALLYAGQQAKNIYPLIRGVVGFSVPCELGHSSQALEHPSCAIYMKRFLIKLHKKLLDKSAQFPDHISIENYHQIKTFKQFDDRYTAPLHGFADAQDYWYRCSCNRHLTRINVPTLIVNALDDPFLINDCYPRDLVKANPCLTLETPRYGGHVGFMLPGQTYWSEQRALSFIQKQLNSHAITA, encoded by the coding sequence ATGACTGACTACTCTCCTCCGCTTTATCTGCGCAACGGACACCTGCAAACCATTTATCCGACGCTGTTTCGCAAACTCCGTTGTCCCGTCTATCAGCGGGAACGAATCTTTACACCCGATGATGATTTTCTCGATCTGGACTGGTCCTGTGTCAATGGCAAAACATTAGTCATTCTCTGTCACGGGCTGGAAGGCAATTCGACCCGTGACTACATCAAAGGGATGGTCAAGGCAGTCAATGGGCAGGGAATGGATGCTGTGGCGTGGAATTATCGTGGCTGCAGCGGTGAGCCGAATCGGCAGAAAATCATGTACCACAACGGCGCCACGTATGATCTGGAGACTGTCGTACAACATGCCGCAACTAGCGGTCGCTATGAGCACATTTTCCTGATTGGCTTTTCTATGGGCGGTAATCTCGCCCTCCTCTACGCCGGGCAACAGGCCAAAAATATCTATCCTTTGATCCGGGGCGTTGTCGGCTTTTCCGTGCCCTGCGAACTCGGTCACAGCAGCCAGGCACTAGAACATCCGTCTTGTGCTATCTACATGAAACGCTTCCTGATCAAACTTCACAAAAAGCTTCTCGACAAAAGCGCACAGTTTCCAGATCACATTTCCATCGAAAACTATCACCAGATCAAAACATTCAAACAATTTGATGATCGCTACACCGCCCCGCTGCATGGCTTTGCTGACGCACAAGATTACTGGTACCGTTGCAGTTGCAATCGCCATCTGACACGAATCAATGTTCCCACCCTGATCGTCAACGCGTTAGATGATCCGTTTCTCATCAACGACTGTTATCCGCGAGACCTGGTCAAAGCCAATCCCTGCTTGACCCTGGAAACGCCGCGCTATGGCGGTCACGTTGGCTTCATGCTACCGGGGCAAACCTATTGGTCTGAACAGCGCGCTCTATCTTTTATCCAAAAACAGCTTAATTCGCACGCCATCACAGCCTGA
- a CDS encoding MarR family transcriptional regulator → MKTNGIKRWAALSPLIIAVGHAWKRRVNQELTDHNISTATALPIIMLIRQEKPMRQCELAEVLGIEGPSLVRVIDGMEQSGFVERITDPSDRRARLLVLGDAGREVGAEVEKILAELRMTMLEDADPDDVDATIRVLTLLANRLGASPLDPAQT, encoded by the coding sequence ATGAAAACTAACGGAATCAAACGTTGGGCGGCACTGTCTCCGCTGATTATAGCTGTCGGGCACGCCTGGAAACGCCGCGTCAATCAGGAATTGACCGATCACAACATCTCAACGGCGACCGCTTTGCCGATCATCATGCTGATACGTCAGGAAAAACCGATGCGCCAATGTGAACTGGCTGAGGTGCTGGGCATTGAAGGGCCGTCACTGGTGCGAGTGATCGACGGTATGGAGCAAAGCGGCTTTGTCGAACGGATTACCGACCCTTCCGACCGCCGTGCCCGCCTGCTGGTCCTGGGCGATGCCGGACGTGAAGTCGGTGCTGAAGTAGAAAAAATCCTTGCCGAGCTGCGCATGACCATGCTGGAAGATGCCGACCCGGATGATGTCGATGCCACCATTCGTGTCCTCACTCTGCTGGCCAATCGGCTGGGAGCCTCACCACTGGATCCGGCGCAAACATGA
- a CDS encoding FUSC family protein, which translates to MTQRAPFRPTVQQVVFSLKTFSAAMLAYYIALRFDLPRPFWAVVTVYVVAHPLTGVTTSKAHYRLIGTIIGGIATVILVPLLVSSPFLLTLAIGVWIGLCLFFSLLDPTPRAYVFMLAGYTLAITGFMLTGTPEDSFLYAVSRVEEIGIGLVCSAVINRVVFPLPAGDVVLRQITAWMTDATRLTIDSLDLNSRAENTLKDRQKLAADVRELGQFISHLSYDTSKLTNLADLVRLLQWRMTRLLPSLSTLHDRMLALQSDQGCLSEDLQQLIRQVVIWVKWTGATSAPQPDVPTTRQLYQAITATEKKHCEHNWCDLLTVNFCQHLRLLIKSWNDCTSLHKAIIGNDQQIRFQWQRSARLLDRARHQHRDYGMAFLSAITVVISTSVATLFWIASGWQDGAGIAQLAAIFCCLFATLDDPVPLIRKFALFTAVSIAIAACYQLAIFPRVDGFPALAASLGLSLIPAGLLVAMPPFSVIGAVVSVNIPMAINLQGHLNADFATFANANIATLIGFATAGITTAIVRSIGAETSAKRLLKNSWHDLEKLATTKRLEQIRPFSQRQMDRLALMVPRLAVLPPDSSLAASDFFREMRMGLNMMELHKHKKRLSPDLQCSIDDILRCLAAHYQCKRRVGHAHTEDEAHLVRLLDQTLIQAFNSLSTRSRVVQALIGLRRGIDALPPTCSKTTAEKVYS; encoded by the coding sequence ATGACCCAACGCGCACCATTTCGCCCCACCGTTCAACAAGTTGTTTTTTCACTGAAAACATTCTCTGCTGCGATGCTGGCCTACTACATTGCCCTGCGCTTTGATCTGCCACGCCCGTTCTGGGCTGTGGTGACGGTCTATGTGGTCGCCCATCCGTTGACCGGGGTCACCACATCCAAAGCGCATTACCGGCTAATCGGCACGATCATCGGCGGCATCGCCACGGTGATACTTGTTCCACTGCTGGTTTCATCACCCTTCCTGCTTACTTTGGCCATCGGTGTCTGGATCGGGCTGTGTCTGTTTTTCAGTCTGCTCGATCCGACACCACGCGCCTATGTTTTTATGCTGGCAGGCTATACCCTGGCGATCACCGGCTTCATGTTGACCGGCACCCCGGAAGACTCCTTTCTTTACGCCGTGTCACGGGTTGAAGAGATCGGCATCGGCCTGGTCTGTTCGGCGGTGATTAACCGGGTCGTTTTTCCTCTTCCAGCCGGTGACGTGGTTCTGCGCCAGATCACGGCCTGGATGACGGATGCGACCCGTTTGACCATCGATAGCCTGGACCTGAACAGCCGGGCCGAAAATACCCTGAAAGACCGGCAAAAACTGGCAGCTGACGTGCGGGAGTTGGGACAATTTATTTCCCACTTGTCGTACGACACCTCCAAGCTGACCAATCTGGCGGACCTTGTCCGTTTATTGCAGTGGCGCATGACGCGATTGCTGCCCTCGTTGTCAACGCTGCACGACCGCATGCTGGCCCTGCAGTCCGATCAGGGCTGTCTGTCGGAAGATCTTCAGCAACTGATTCGTCAGGTGGTGATCTGGGTCAAGTGGACGGGCGCAACAAGCGCTCCCCAGCCCGACGTTCCTACGACACGCCAGTTATATCAAGCCATCACCGCGACGGAAAAAAAGCATTGCGAACACAACTGGTGTGACCTGCTCACCGTCAATTTTTGCCAGCATTTGCGACTGTTGATTAAAAGCTGGAATGACTGTACCTCACTCCACAAAGCCATCATCGGCAACGATCAGCAGATCCGCTTTCAATGGCAACGTTCGGCACGGTTACTCGACCGTGCCCGCCATCAGCATCGTGATTACGGCATGGCTTTTCTGTCGGCGATTACCGTGGTTATTTCAACCAGTGTGGCAACCCTGTTCTGGATTGCCAGCGGTTGGCAGGATGGGGCCGGGATCGCTCAATTGGCTGCGATTTTCTGTTGTCTGTTCGCGACCCTGGACGATCCGGTGCCGCTGATTCGCAAGTTCGCCCTGTTTACCGCCGTGTCCATCGCCATCGCCGCCTGTTATCAACTGGCGATTTTCCCGCGCGTGGACGGTTTTCCTGCCTTAGCGGCCTCCCTTGGTCTGTCATTGATCCCGGCGGGTTTGCTGGTGGCTATGCCGCCCTTCAGCGTGATCGGTGCCGTCGTCAGCGTTAACATCCCAATGGCGATCAACCTGCAAGGCCACCTCAATGCCGACTTCGCCACGTTTGCCAATGCCAATATCGCCACCCTGATCGGCTTTGCCACCGCCGGAATCACCACGGCCATCGTCCGCTCCATCGGCGCGGAAACCAGCGCCAAGCGCTTGTTGAAAAACAGCTGGCACGACCTGGAAAAGCTGGCAACAACCAAACGTCTGGAACAGATTCGTCCTTTTTCGCAACGACAGATGGATCGCCTGGCATTGATGGTTCCTCGCCTAGCCGTCCTGCCACCCGACTCGTCGCTGGCGGCCAGTGATTTTTTCCGTGAAATGCGTATGGGGCTGAACATGATGGAACTTCACAAACATAAAAAGCGTCTGTCACCTGATCTGCAGTGCAGCATTGACGACATTCTCAGGTGTCTGGCCGCGCATTATCAGTGCAAACGCCGTGTGGGTCATGCCCATACGGAAGATGAAGCCCATCTGGTTCGCCTGTTGGACCAAACATTGATCCAAGCCTTCAACTCATTGTCAACACGTTCCCGAGTCGTTCAGGCGCTCATCGGTCTGCGCCGAGGCATTGATGCGCTGCCGCCGACATGTTCAAAAACAACAGCTGAAAAGGTTTACTCATAA
- a CDS encoding DUF1656 domain-containing protein: MGQVVDLYGVYLPILTGLALIAYVFNSSLKRALLRCNFYRFVWHPPLFNTASYLIILWALSALTRIH; the protein is encoded by the coding sequence ATGGGACAGGTTGTGGATCTTTACGGCGTCTATCTGCCGATACTCACCGGATTGGCACTGATTGCCTATGTGTTCAACAGTTCGCTGAAACGTGCTCTGCTGCGTTGCAACTTCTACCGTTTTGTCTGGCATCCGCCTTTGTTCAATACCGCCAGCTATCTCATCATTTTGTGGGCGCTCTCCGCCCTGACAAGGATCCATTGA
- a CDS encoding HlyD family secretion protein: MKSTPAFGRILFTLAMVICAGILSLHLWDYYMEAPWTRDGRICVDVVNLSSDVSGLVSDVLVQDNQLVHKGDVLFRIDRARFELAFEQTKARVSSTQAELKLAQSNLDRYEKLQATAAVTRQQLEQVETAHKQAVAAYDQARADYDLAAYNLKCTEIKAPVNGMVTNLSLWPGNYVKAGESSIALINTDSFYVAGYFEEIKLERIHVGDSAIVSPMGSPLTLNGHVESITYGINDRERSKDSLLVDINPTFSWVRLAQRIPVRIHLDSVPESVRLVAGRTVSVAIVEGSGS, from the coding sequence ATGAAAAGCACCCCCGCTTTCGGACGTATTCTCTTCACCCTGGCCATGGTTATTTGTGCAGGCATTCTCAGTTTGCATTTATGGGATTACTACATGGAGGCGCCCTGGACCCGTGATGGGCGCATCTGCGTTGATGTCGTCAATCTCTCCTCCGATGTGTCCGGCCTGGTCAGCGATGTTTTGGTTCAAGACAATCAATTGGTCCACAAAGGCGATGTGCTATTTCGCATCGACAGAGCGCGTTTTGAATTGGCCTTTGAACAGACTAAAGCCCGTGTGTCGAGCACTCAAGCGGAATTGAAACTGGCCCAAAGCAACCTGGATCGTTATGAGAAGCTACAGGCCACCGCTGCGGTGACCCGTCAACAACTCGAGCAGGTTGAAACAGCGCATAAACAAGCGGTGGCTGCTTATGATCAGGCGCGTGCTGATTATGATCTGGCCGCCTACAATCTCAAATGCACCGAAATCAAAGCGCCAGTCAATGGTATGGTCACCAACCTGTCGTTATGGCCTGGAAACTATGTCAAAGCCGGCGAATCGTCTATCGCCCTGATCAATACGGACTCATTCTATGTGGCGGGATATTTTGAGGAGATCAAACTGGAGCGGATTCATGTCGGTGACAGCGCCATCGTCTCACCAATGGGTAGCCCGCTGACACTCAACGGCCATGTGGAAAGCATCACCTACGGCATCAATGATCGTGAACGCAGCAAGGACAGTCTTCTGGTGGATATCAATCCCACCTTCTCCTGGGTGCGGCTGGCACAACGCATTCCGGTGCGCATTCATCTCGACAGCGTCCCAGAATCAGTGCGTCTGGTCGCCGGGAGAACGGTTAGTGTGGCCATTGTCGAAGGCAGTGGCTCCTAA
- a CDS encoding TOBE domain-containing protein, translated as MEEILESVGLAGQLWFHKADKPFVGRDKICLLEKIDELGSINKAAKALGISYRTAWDAVNLINNLSDFPLVEKASGGKGGGGTHLTDLGKEIIRKYQLLQQEHQSFLVSLEEKLGDLSGLENFLDRVTVKVSARNVLYGTLANVSYGTVHAKATLTLKGGSLLHAIVTRSAAESLELHEGLSVYALIQAGSVVVADDLDGLRISAGNLFEGTVRRLLNGPVNTEVDLEIPGGDTISAVITAESAQHMKLQPGSRACAFFKASHVILGVAC; from the coding sequence ATGGAAGAAATACTTGAATCCGTTGGTTTGGCAGGCCAGCTATGGTTTCACAAAGCGGATAAACCCTTTGTCGGCAGAGATAAAATTTGCCTTCTGGAAAAAATCGATGAACTGGGATCTATCAACAAAGCGGCCAAGGCTCTTGGTATCAGCTACCGGACTGCCTGGGATGCGGTTAACCTGATTAACAACCTTTCCGATTTCCCACTGGTCGAAAAGGCCAGCGGTGGTAAAGGGGGCGGTGGGACGCATCTGACCGACCTTGGCAAGGAAATTATACGCAAATACCAGCTGTTGCAGCAGGAGCATCAATCATTTCTCGTAAGTCTGGAAGAAAAACTTGGTGATTTGAGCGGCTTGGAGAACTTTCTGGATCGGGTGACGGTCAAGGTCAGTGCCCGTAATGTGTTGTACGGAACTTTAGCGAACGTCTCCTATGGCACGGTTCATGCCAAAGCGACTCTGACTCTTAAAGGGGGCAGTTTGCTGCATGCCATTGTTACACGCAGTGCAGCTGAGTCGCTGGAATTGCACGAAGGCCTGTCGGTTTATGCGCTTATACAGGCCGGGTCTGTTGTCGTTGCCGATGATCTGGACGGGCTTCGTATCAGTGCGGGAAATCTTTTCGAGGGAACGGTCCGCAGGCTGCTCAACGGACCGGTGAATACGGAAGTGGATCTCGAAATTCCTGGTGGTGATACGATCAGCGCCGTGATTACGGCTGAAAGTGCCCAACATATGAAATTGCAACCCGGCAGCCGCGCCTGCGCGTTTTTTAAAGCGTCACACGTTATCCTGGGTGTCGCTTGCTGA
- the nifH gene encoding nitrogenase iron protein: MTRKIAIYGKGGIGKSTTTQNTAAALAHFHDKKIFIHGCDPKADSTRLILGGKPQETLMDMLRDYGAEKITNEMVIKNGYKNIQCVESGGPEPGVGCAGRGVITAIDLMEENGAYTDDLDFIFFDVLGDVVCGGFAMPIRDGKAEEVYIVASGEMMAVYAANNICKGLTKYAKQSGVRLGGIICNSRNVDGELGLMKEFTEALGTKMIHFVPRDNIVQKAEFQKKTVTEFDPEENQAQEYCELARKIIENEDFVIPKPLTMDELEDMVVKYGLAD; the protein is encoded by the coding sequence ATGACCAGAAAAATTGCGATTTACGGCAAAGGCGGTATCGGCAAATCAACCACCACCCAAAACACGGCGGCAGCCCTCGCCCACTTCCACGACAAAAAAATCTTCATCCACGGCTGTGATCCCAAGGCGGATTCCACCCGGCTGATCCTTGGCGGCAAGCCGCAGGAAACCCTGATGGATATGCTGCGCGACTACGGCGCGGAAAAAATCACCAACGAGATGGTCATCAAGAATGGCTACAAAAACATTCAGTGTGTTGAATCAGGTGGCCCGGAACCGGGCGTCGGCTGTGCCGGTCGCGGCGTTATTACCGCCATCGACCTGATGGAGGAAAACGGCGCCTACACTGATGACCTGGATTTCATCTTTTTCGACGTTCTCGGCGACGTGGTCTGTGGCGGTTTTGCCATGCCGATCCGCGATGGTAAGGCCGAAGAGGTCTACATCGTCGCCTCCGGTGAAATGATGGCCGTTTATGCCGCCAACAACATCTGCAAGGGCCTGACCAAATACGCCAAGCAAAGCGGCGTGCGCCTCGGCGGCATCATCTGCAACAGCCGCAATGTCGATGGCGAACTGGGCCTGATGAAAGAGTTTACCGAAGCCCTGGGCACCAAGATGATCCACTTTGTCCCACGCGATAACATCGTCCAGAAAGCTGAATTCCAGAAAAAAACCGTCACTGAATTCGACCCGGAAGAAAATCAGGCCCAGGAATACTGCGAACTGGCCCGCAAAATCATTGAAAACGAGGATTTTGTCATTCCCAAGCCGCTGACCATGGATGAGCTGGAAGACATGGTCGTCAAGTACGGGCTGGCCGACTGA
- the anfD gene encoding nitrogenase iron-iron protein, alpha chain: MPYHEFECSKVIPERRDHAVIKGKGEDLTSCLPKGYLNTIPGTISERGCAYCGAKHVIGTPMKDVIHISHGPVGCTYDTWQTKRYISDNDNFQLKYTFATDVKEKHIVFGAEKLLKQNIIEAFKAFPERKRMTIYQTCATALIGDDISAIADEVMEELPGVDIFVCNSPGFGGPSQSGGHHKINIAWINQKVGTLEPEITSDYVINYVGEYNIQGDQEVMLDFFNRMGIQVLSTFTGNGKYDDLRCMHRAHLNVLECARSAEYICDELRERYGIPRLDIDGFGFRALGDSLRKIGLFFGIEDRAEKIIAEETAKWKPQLDWYKERLKGKKVCLWPGGSKLWHWAYAIQEEMGLDVVSVYTKFGHQGDMEKGVSRCGEGALAIDDPNELEGLEALEMLKPDIIFTGKRPGEMAKKVNVPYLNAHAYHNGPWKGWEGWVRFARDIYNAIYSPIHQMALVDISQDEIPLDQGFLTRRMLSDKNLPEEITTSTTLSEYTGNYDIIADLRNKTYPEFPMTSDEAVKAAV; this comes from the coding sequence ATGCCTTATCATGAGTTTGAATGCAGCAAGGTGATCCCCGAACGGCGGGACCATGCCGTGATCAAGGGCAAGGGAGAGGATCTGACCTCTTGTCTGCCCAAAGGGTATCTCAACACCATTCCCGGCACCATTTCCGAACGCGGCTGCGCCTACTGCGGCGCCAAGCACGTCATCGGCACGCCGATGAAGGACGTCATCCATATCAGCCACGGTCCGGTCGGTTGTACCTACGACACCTGGCAGACCAAGCGCTATATCAGTGATAACGACAACTTTCAGCTCAAATACACCTTCGCCACCGACGTGAAGGAGAAACACATCGTTTTCGGCGCCGAGAAACTGCTGAAACAGAACATTATCGAAGCGTTCAAGGCCTTCCCTGAACGCAAACGGATGACCATCTATCAGACCTGTGCCACCGCTCTGATCGGTGACGACATCAGTGCCATCGCCGACGAAGTAATGGAAGAATTGCCGGGCGTGGACATCTTCGTCTGCAACTCCCCTGGCTTCGGCGGTCCCAGTCAGTCCGGTGGCCACCATAAAATCAACATTGCTTGGATCAACCAGAAAGTCGGCACGCTGGAACCGGAAATCACCAGCGACTACGTCATCAACTACGTCGGCGAATACAACATCCAGGGCGATCAGGAAGTGATGCTCGATTTCTTCAACCGCATGGGTATTCAGGTGTTGTCCACCTTTACCGGCAACGGCAAGTACGACGATCTGCGCTGCATGCACCGCGCCCACCTCAATGTGCTGGAATGCGCCCGCTCCGCTGAGTACATCTGCGATGAACTGCGCGAGCGCTACGGCATTCCGCGCCTGGACATCGATGGTTTCGGTTTTAGAGCCCTCGGTGATTCGTTACGCAAGATCGGTCTGTTTTTCGGCATTGAAGATCGCGCCGAAAAAATCATCGCCGAAGAAACCGCCAAGTGGAAGCCGCAGCTCGACTGGTACAAAGAGCGACTGAAAGGCAAAAAGGTCTGCCTGTGGCCGGGCGGCTCCAAACTGTGGCACTGGGCTTACGCCATCCAGGAAGAGATGGGCCTCGATGTGGTCTCGGTTTACACCAAGTTCGGCCATCAGGGCGATATGGAAAAAGGGGTATCGCGCTGCGGCGAAGGCGCTCTGGCCATTGACGACCCCAATGAGCTCGAAGGACTTGAAGCCCTGGAGATGTTGAAACCGGACATTATCTTTACCGGCAAACGTCCGGGTGAAATGGCCAAAAAAGTCAATGTCCCCTATCTCAATGCCCACGCCTACCATAACGGTCCCTGGAAAGGCTGGGAGGGCTGGGTGCGTTTTGCCCGCGATATCTACAATGCCATCTACTCGCCCATCCACCAGATGGCGTTAGTGGACATCAGCCAGGATGAGATTCCCCTCGATCAGGGATTCCTCACCCGGCGCATGCTGTCGGACAAAAATCTGCCCGAAGAGATCACCACCTCGACCACGCTTTCGGAATATACCGGCAACTACGACATCATCGCCGATCTGCGCAATAAAACCTATCCCGAGTTTCCCATGACCTCGGACGAAGCTGTCAAAGCAGCGGTCTGA
- the anfG gene encoding Fe-only nitrogenase subunit delta, producing MATHKINNMAERKYEKVYTSDPLAKVDADTKEKIGALEHYIMKHCLWQFNSRGWDRRKQNAGILGKTTQLLCGEEVENATPQEKCYWTDAVMLQRAYQERCPWINEMSSEEIKTLMQLLNARLDWTLIDGSLNLELTVVNY from the coding sequence ATGGCCACCCATAAAATAAACAATATGGCGGAGCGCAAGTACGAAAAAGTTTACACCAGCGATCCGCTCGCCAAAGTCGATGCGGACACTAAGGAGAAAATCGGCGCTCTGGAACACTACATCATGAAGCACTGCCTGTGGCAGTTCAATTCCCGCGGCTGGGACCGGCGTAAACAGAACGCCGGCATCCTCGGCAAAACCACCCAGCTGCTGTGCGGAGAAGAAGTTGAGAACGCCACGCCCCAGGAAAAGTGCTATTGGACGGATGCCGTCATGCTGCAGCGCGCCTACCAGGAGCGCTGTCCCTGGATCAATGAAATGTCCAGCGAAGAGATCAAGACGCTGATGCAGCTGTTGAATGCGCGCCTGGACTGGACCCTCATCGACGGCTCCCTCAACCTCGAACTGACCGTCGTTAACTACTAA